Proteins encoded within one genomic window of Alteribacter populi:
- a CDS encoding MarR family winged helix-turn-helix transcriptional regulator has translation MESEQTILEIEQLVVDVMMMIQHEFGSEYDNKLSSNQQMIIYLIGRHDVKYVKDLAFHLNISPSAVSQLLSKLEQLGLVKRSLDEKNRRTVPFELDDEGDLLLEHMEHTRQTIISRYLMKIPREDLIHFRDVYKQLRDIMIEEKEGKNV, from the coding sequence ATGGAAAGCGAGCAAACCATTTTAGAAATTGAGCAGCTTGTTGTTGATGTCATGATGATGATCCAGCATGAATTTGGCTCAGAATATGACAACAAACTCTCGTCAAATCAACAAATGATTATTTATTTAATCGGCAGGCATGATGTGAAGTACGTAAAGGATTTAGCTTTTCATTTAAACATTTCCCCTAGTGCAGTAAGTCAACTGTTATCCAAGCTGGAGCAGTTAGGATTAGTAAAACGTTCTTTAGATGAAAAAAACCGTAGAACGGTTCCTTTTGAATTGGATGATGAAGGAGACTTGCTTCTTGAACATATGGAACATACGAGACAAACGATCATTAGTAGGTACTTGATGAAGATTCCAAGAGAAGACCTTATCCATTTTCGTGATGTTTATAAACAGTTGCGTGACATCATGATTGAAGAGAAAGAAGGGAAAAACGTATGA
- the iadA gene encoding beta-aspartyl-peptidase yields MLKLIKNVNVYSPDYLGVKDVLIADGRIASVEDQIDIRLDSNLLEIIDGSNKKMMPGLIDSHVHITGGGGEGSFKTRTPELMLSDCISGGVTTVIGVIGTDGTTRTMTNLIAKAKGLKEEGISCYCQTGSYQVPVKTLTGSIEQDIMLVEEIIGAGEIAISDHRSSQPTRDELARIASEARVGGILSGKAGVVNVHLGDSPDRLKLIEEVVSTTEIPITQFVPTHINRNEALLEAGIAFAKKGGYVDFTTSTAKEFLESDKTKCSRGLKRMLDEGVPIEQITFTSDGQGSLPQFDENRNLVGLKIGRVVSLYNEIRDSVLEGEIPFETAIRVATSNVAHAYKLARKGKVGAGFDADLLLVSSDELTIDSVMAKGEWMMKDGGHIRKGTFED; encoded by the coding sequence TTGCTCAAGTTAATTAAAAATGTAAACGTATATTCCCCGGATTATTTAGGGGTCAAAGATGTTCTTATTGCTGACGGACGTATAGCATCAGTGGAAGATCAGATCGACATTCGCCTTGACTCAAATCTACTTGAGATTATCGATGGATCTAATAAAAAAATGATGCCAGGACTTATTGATTCTCATGTACATATTACAGGGGGCGGAGGCGAAGGAAGTTTTAAGACGCGGACGCCTGAATTAATGTTGTCAGATTGTATAAGTGGGGGCGTGACAACGGTTATCGGCGTAATTGGGACCGATGGTACGACACGAACAATGACGAACCTTATTGCAAAAGCAAAAGGGTTAAAAGAGGAAGGAATCAGCTGTTATTGCCAGACAGGTTCCTATCAAGTACCGGTCAAAACGCTGACAGGCTCAATTGAGCAGGATATTATGCTTGTGGAAGAAATTATCGGTGCAGGAGAAATCGCAATTTCTGATCACCGCTCGTCCCAACCTACTCGTGACGAGCTCGCTCGGATTGCGAGTGAAGCGAGAGTTGGCGGGATTCTTTCCGGAAAAGCAGGTGTTGTCAATGTTCACTTAGGAGATAGTCCTGACCGGTTAAAATTAATAGAGGAGGTAGTCAGTACAACTGAGATTCCGATCACACAATTCGTTCCTACACATATTAACCGAAATGAAGCATTGCTAGAAGCAGGAATTGCATTTGCAAAAAAGGGAGGGTATGTCGACTTTACTACGAGTACTGCAAAGGAATTTCTTGAAAGCGATAAAACGAAATGCAGTCGTGGATTGAAGCGAATGCTCGATGAAGGCGTTCCGATTGAACAAATCACTTTTACCTCCGATGGCCAAGGAAGTTTACCTCAATTCGACGAAAACCGAAATTTAGTGGGGCTGAAAATAGGTAGAGTGGTTAGTCTTTACAACGAAATTCGCGATAGTGTTCTTGAAGGAGAAATTCCTTTTGAAACAGCGATTCGCGTTGCTACCTCCAATGTAGCTCACGCTTATAAATTGGCGAGAAAAGGTAAAGTCGGTGCTGGGTTTGATGCGGATCTTCTTCTTGTATCTAGCGACGAACTAACAATCGACAGTGTTATGGCCAAAGGGGAGTGGATGATGAAGGATGGGGGCCACATCCGCAAAGGAACGTTTGAAGATTAA
- a CDS encoding sensor histidine kinase, protein MSMFKDFLHNLFYILTPIFIYVSFWKGVGFHRNRKLTSLFIFLLCLSSMILSMTFPVYIGESTTFDLRHVPLIIGTIYGGWRVGLSLLIAQITYRIAFIGTEGLFLSVYLAFLCFILFYIFSKYHITMSLKRKMIYFMLTLILITSLTFVLPSNRFADNRLEIISYMSESFGVYAVVFSLVIYLIERIRINERLKSDLRKSEQLRLVSELAASVAHEVRNPMTVARGFIQLIHSNANISNNERKYLQLTLSELDRAQSIISDYLSLAKSKKSELQTINITYTLDKVRHTIQAYALMNNVSVYLDVPSQLKINGDEKELTQVILNIAKNAIEAMPEGGSLFLSASHTGQNVRVKIADTGTGMTKEEVNQLGTAYYSTKEKGTGLGLMVSFNIIRSWGGHIQVNSQINKGTEFLITLPTVVEIKDEHETALSSYNS, encoded by the coding sequence ATGAGCATGTTTAAGGATTTTTTACATAACTTATTTTATATTTTAACTCCCATTTTTATTTATGTCAGCTTTTGGAAAGGGGTTGGTTTTCATCGTAACCGAAAATTAACTTCTTTATTCATATTCCTTTTATGTCTTAGCTCTATGATTTTGTCAATGACGTTTCCGGTATACATAGGTGAGAGTACAACCTTTGACCTACGTCACGTCCCACTAATCATTGGTACCATTTATGGAGGATGGCGAGTCGGTTTATCTCTATTAATTGCTCAAATCACTTACCGGATCGCCTTTATTGGAACAGAGGGTCTTTTCCTTTCGGTCTATTTAGCTTTTTTATGCTTTATTCTCTTTTACATATTCTCTAAGTATCACATAACCATGAGTCTAAAACGTAAAATGATTTATTTCATGCTTACGTTAATTTTGATAACATCTTTAACCTTTGTGCTTCCATCGAATCGCTTTGCAGATAACCGGCTGGAGATTATCTCTTATATGTCTGAGTCTTTCGGGGTGTATGCGGTCGTCTTCTCGCTTGTCATCTATTTAATAGAACGGATCCGAATCAATGAACGGTTAAAATCTGACTTACGAAAAAGTGAACAGCTCCGTCTAGTTAGTGAGCTTGCTGCTTCTGTTGCCCATGAGGTCCGTAATCCTATGACGGTAGCAAGAGGGTTCATACAGCTTATTCATTCCAATGCGAACATCTCAAATAATGAACGAAAATACTTACAGCTTACTCTATCAGAACTTGACCGGGCACAATCGATCATCAGTGATTATTTATCTTTAGCTAAATCAAAGAAAAGCGAATTACAGACGATTAATATAACCTATACACTAGATAAAGTTCGCCACACCATTCAAGCTTATGCATTAATGAACAATGTGTCTGTGTATTTGGATGTCCCTTCCCAACTAAAGATTAATGGCGATGAAAAAGAACTCACACAAGTGATCTTAAATATTGCAAAAAATGCGATTGAAGCAATGCCTGAAGGAGGCAGTTTGTTTCTTTCAGCAAGTCACACAGGTCAGAATGTTCGAGTTAAAATAGCGGATACCGGAACAGGAATGACGAAGGAGGAAGTCAATCAGCTTGGTACGGCCTATTACTCGACAAAAGAAAAAGGAACCGGCCTCGGATTGATGGTTTCATTTAATATTATTCGTTCCTGGGGCGGTCATATTCAAGTCAATAGCCAAATTAATAAAGGTACCGAATTTTTGATCACACTTCCGACAGTAGTTGAGATCAAAGATGAGCACGAAACTGCCTTATCGTCATATAATTCGTAA
- a CDS encoding thioredoxin family protein → MKKLILFGVAVIAIFGALAFITSNQNQQQSEGNPFGKDRLHQETIDQLDNPIYSNVILPEELDEKIEGEEDFTVYFYSPACHVCQEVSPVLVPLAEDKGIDLHLFNLLEFQDGFNHYDIEGTPTVVHYENGEEVDRIYGGAEEPTYELFYDQVVLNEE, encoded by the coding sequence ATGAAAAAGCTTATTTTGTTCGGTGTTGCTGTTATTGCTATTTTCGGTGCTTTAGCATTCATTACATCTAATCAAAACCAACAGCAGTCGGAAGGGAACCCATTTGGAAAAGATCGGCTTCACCAAGAAACAATCGATCAACTGGATAATCCAATCTACAGTAATGTCATTCTTCCCGAAGAATTAGATGAGAAGATTGAAGGTGAAGAAGACTTTACAGTTTACTTCTATAGTCCTGCTTGCCATGTGTGTCAAGAAGTTTCTCCTGTTTTGGTACCGTTAGCTGAGGATAAAGGTATCGACTTACATTTATTTAACTTATTGGAGTTCCAAGACGGTTTTAACCATTATGATATCGAAGGAACACCAACAGTCGTTCATTATGAAAATGGCGAAGAAGTGGACCGTATTTATGGAGGGGCAGAAGAACCAACCTATGAACTCTTCTATGATCAAGTCGTGTTAAATGAAGAATAG
- a CDS encoding disulfide oxidoreductase, giving the protein MDAENKKVEYALFCAWGIAFIATLGSLYFSEILLFIPCELCWVQRIFMYPLAITLAIAAVKKDVRQAVYSLPISIIGMGVSLYHYFIQKVPALAESSNACGVIPCHAEYINVAGFITIPFLALVAFSSITLLMIYVIFKSKE; this is encoded by the coding sequence ATGGACGCAGAAAATAAAAAAGTGGAATATGCTTTGTTTTGTGCCTGGGGCATTGCGTTCATCGCTACTTTAGGTTCCCTTTACTTTTCTGAAATATTACTGTTTATTCCTTGCGAGCTGTGCTGGGTACAGCGAATCTTTATGTACCCGTTAGCGATAACGTTAGCAATTGCAGCAGTAAAAAAAGATGTGAGACAAGCAGTCTATTCACTTCCTATCAGTATAATTGGTATGGGGGTGTCGCTCTATCATTATTTTATACAGAAAGTGCCTGCCCTCGCAGAATCGTCAAATGCATGTGGTGTGATCCCCTGTCACGCTGAATATATAAATGTGGCAGGATTTATTACGATCCCATTTCTAGCATTGGTTGCATTTTCTTCTATTACATTATTAATGATTTATGTAATCTTTAAGTCAAAGGAGTGA
- a CDS encoding putative bifunctional diguanylate cyclase/phosphodiesterase, with protein sequence MLDNLTGKDKQELTYIIERFNQALDREALLILIDSEDKIQYVSESFYRVTGLHKHQVLNSHYHLFEEGYVPSRSLTERKEMLIRNENGAIHPYSGTILSIFENSPPSKRYALFVLQKEPLNEKDDQVKKKEVLIDEFTLMPNHQALKKVISKKIVNGSSFTLIFFEIERFKSYLEDLGPFSSEDLLIEVGVRLKSLQTNDVSVYRYGIDEFCLVSDECVVPDTPRSLITKLTDLFNREVTIGKQVIKLSVNIGITQCVDPAISFENVLDQARSAMRCSKETVECNFTWYDSTACSLYEKKLLIEKRLRTALIENQFHLVYQPQIDLRQKRVVGVEALIRWQDRVLGVVPPSEFIPIAEETGLIIDIGEWVIEESCLQANKWKEEGLTLRMSVNISPVQFQHREFLDNVKATLSTTQMDPAFLNIEITENQLLYHLSKGHLILEKLKKQGVQISIDDFGTGYCTYSYLKKFPIDTLKIDQSFIQDLSIHANDEAIVTSIIDLARNLNINVIAEGVESREVMSFLDDSNCNEMQGYFYCKPLMADDVKQFLHDKKAETMLGIS encoded by the coding sequence ATGTTGGATAATTTAACAGGCAAGGATAAACAAGAATTGACGTATATCATTGAACGGTTTAATCAAGCTCTTGATAGAGAAGCTCTCCTTATTTTAATTGATTCTGAGGATAAAATTCAGTACGTAAGTGAGTCTTTTTATCGAGTAACCGGTTTACATAAGCATCAAGTTTTAAACAGTCACTATCACTTATTTGAAGAAGGTTACGTTCCATCCCGCTCTTTAACTGAAAGAAAAGAAATGTTGATTCGCAACGAAAATGGTGCTATTCATCCCTATAGTGGAACGATTCTTTCAATTTTCGAAAATTCCCCTCCGAGCAAACGGTACGCTTTGTTTGTGCTTCAAAAAGAACCTTTGAATGAAAAGGATGACCAGGTTAAGAAAAAAGAAGTATTGATTGATGAATTTACACTTATGCCGAACCATCAAGCGTTAAAAAAAGTAATCTCTAAGAAAATAGTGAATGGCTCATCATTCACATTAATTTTTTTCGAAATTGAACGTTTTAAGTCTTATCTAGAAGATTTAGGACCGTTTTCAAGCGAGGATCTGTTAATTGAAGTTGGTGTTAGGTTAAAATCTCTGCAAACAAACGATGTGAGTGTGTACCGTTATGGCATCGATGAATTTTGTTTAGTAAGTGATGAATGTGTCGTACCTGATACACCTCGGTCTTTAATAACGAAACTAACTGATCTTTTTAACCGGGAAGTAACGATAGGCAAACAGGTGATTAAGCTTTCCGTAAACATTGGCATTACGCAATGTGTAGATCCAGCTATTTCATTTGAGAACGTTCTTGATCAAGCAAGATCGGCGATGCGCTGTTCGAAAGAAACCGTTGAATGCAATTTTACATGGTATGATTCTACAGCCTGCTCTTTGTATGAAAAGAAATTACTTATTGAAAAAAGGTTGAGGACGGCTCTAATAGAAAACCAATTTCATCTTGTTTATCAACCTCAAATTGATCTCCGTCAAAAGCGGGTGGTCGGAGTTGAAGCGTTAATCCGCTGGCAGGATAGAGTTTTAGGGGTTGTACCACCATCTGAATTTATTCCAATTGCCGAAGAAACAGGTTTGATTATTGACATTGGTGAATGGGTAATTGAAGAGTCTTGTCTTCAGGCAAATAAATGGAAAGAGGAAGGCTTAACGCTCAGAATGTCAGTAAACATTTCACCTGTTCAGTTTCAGCATAGGGAATTCCTAGATAATGTTAAGGCTACATTAAGCACGACACAAATGGACCCGGCTTTTTTAAATATAGAAATTACCGAGAACCAACTTCTTTATCACCTTTCAAAAGGTCACCTAATTTTGGAGAAATTGAAAAAACAAGGCGTACAGATTTCAATAGATGATTTTGGAACAGGATATTGCACCTATAGTTATTTGAAAAAGTTTCCTATTGATACGTTAAAAATTGACCAGTCGTTTATTCAGGATCTCTCTATTCATGCTAATGACGAAGCGATTGTCACTTCCATTATTGATCTAGCAAGGAATTTAAATATTAATGTCATAGCTGAGGGAGTGGAATCTCGAGAAGTGATGTCATTCCTTGATGACAGTAATTGTAATGAAATGCAGGGGTATTTTTATTGTAAACCTTTAATGGCAGATGATGTAAAGCAATTTTTACATGACAAAAAGGCAGAAACCATGCTTGGAATATCGTGA
- a CDS encoding KTSC domain-containing protein, with protein sequence MEMEFTQINDGTIESVAFDEIDGQLHIRYSNGKYIIYYEVRKTDYVGLLGSGGYSTYIEEKIAPGYPSYKVKGERL encoded by the coding sequence ATGGAAATGGAATTTACCCAGATTAACGATGGAACAATTGAGTCAGTTGCGTTTGACGAAATTGATGGTCAGCTCCATATCAGGTACAGTAATGGGAAATATATCATTTATTATGAAGTACGCAAAACGGATTATGTAGGGTTGTTGGGTTCTGGAGGTTACAGTACGTATATAGAAGAAAAAATTGCACCGGGGTACCCTTCATATAAGGTAAAAGGGGAACGTTTATAG
- the ald gene encoding alanine dehydrogenase has protein sequence MRIGVPREIKNNENRIALTPAGVVALNQDGHEVYVEHDAGIESGFNNEDYVEAGAEILASAKEVWDRSEMVMKVKEPLESEYQYFREGLILFTYLHLAAVPELAKALTENKVIAVAYETVEVNRSLPLLTPMSEVAGRMAAQIGAQFLEKPKGGSGVLLSGVPGVKRGKVTVIGGGVVGTNAAKIAMGLGADVTIIDLSPERLRQLDDIFGTEINTLMSNPLNIENAVKESDLVIGAVLIPGAKAPRLVTEDMIKEMRPGSVIVDVAIDQGGIMETVDRITTHDDPTYTKHGVVHYAVANMPGAVPRTSTIGLTNVTVPYALQIANKGISRAIEENTALKLGVNTAGGYVTYEAVARDLEYEYQPVEKVLK, from the coding sequence ATGAGAATTGGCGTACCTAGAGAGATAAAAAACAATGAAAACCGAATCGCCCTTACGCCAGCTGGTGTAGTAGCATTGAATCAGGATGGTCATGAGGTTTATGTTGAACATGACGCCGGAATTGAAAGCGGTTTCAATAATGAGGACTATGTTGAAGCTGGGGCAGAAATTTTGGCTAGTGCAAAGGAAGTATGGGATCGCTCGGAAATGGTGATGAAAGTAAAAGAACCACTTGAGTCTGAGTACCAATACTTTCGCGAAGGTCTAATACTATTTACATACTTGCACTTAGCAGCCGTCCCTGAATTGGCAAAAGCTCTTACTGAGAATAAAGTAATAGCTGTCGCTTATGAAACAGTCGAAGTCAACCGTTCCCTTCCTTTGTTGACTCCAATGAGTGAAGTAGCCGGGAGAATGGCAGCACAAATCGGGGCCCAATTCCTTGAAAAACCAAAGGGTGGAAGTGGCGTTCTATTATCTGGTGTACCAGGTGTTAAACGAGGTAAAGTTACGGTTATTGGCGGCGGAGTAGTTGGAACAAACGCGGCTAAAATTGCCATGGGTCTTGGTGCTGACGTCACGATTATTGATTTAAGTCCGGAACGATTACGTCAATTAGATGATATTTTCGGCACCGAAATCAATACCCTTATGAGTAATCCACTAAATATTGAAAATGCAGTTAAAGAATCAGACCTCGTTATTGGTGCAGTGTTAATTCCTGGTGCAAAAGCTCCTCGTTTAGTTACTGAAGATATGATCAAGGAGATGAGACCTGGTTCTGTCATTGTTGACGTAGCGATTGACCAAGGTGGCATCATGGAAACTGTTGATCGCATTACAACTCATGACGACCCTACGTATACGAAACACGGCGTTGTCCATTACGCTGTAGCTAATATGCCTGGAGCTGTACCACGAACTTCTACGATTGGATTAACGAATGTGACGGTTCCATATGCACTGCAAATTGCAAACAAAGGAATATCTCGTGCAATAGAAGAAAACACTGCCTTAAAGTTAGGTGTAAACACAGCCGGTGGTTATGTGACCTACGAAGCAGTAGCTCGAGATTTAGAATACGAATATCAACCTGTTGAAAAGGTACTAAAATAA
- a CDS encoding HAD family hydrolase — protein sequence MKIEGLYIFDLDGTLYEGTDHFDYYAKRLALDVKEADQGKFWDDYKRTKNGEHPLEVGKAYDVKEDAILTVDPMTLTVVQAHHWDGTEWTLEQIEETYVDEVAFDFENIVAIGDGWWLPFACAKHYGVENCYKRYVETKEYMVTDDFKLAPIPGLREFLLRLKENTNIVLMTNSDADDVGRLLSELNLEQVFPRIVTSAKKPSLTDEHFKAIMAEYKVKPQETVSVGDNFINEIAPALLQGMRAVYISQHEHATKHEQLQQVKRITDWFEGFQF from the coding sequence ATGAAAATAGAAGGTTTATATATTTTTGATTTAGATGGCACGTTATATGAAGGAACTGACCATTTTGATTACTACGCAAAAAGGTTAGCGTTAGATGTGAAAGAGGCTGACCAAGGAAAATTTTGGGATGATTATAAACGCACAAAAAATGGTGAGCATCCACTTGAGGTTGGGAAAGCTTATGACGTTAAGGAAGATGCGATTTTAACCGTTGATCCGATGACTTTGACTGTCGTACAAGCCCATCACTGGGATGGGACTGAATGGACACTTGAACAAATCGAGGAAACTTATGTAGATGAAGTGGCATTTGACTTTGAAAACATTGTCGCGATCGGTGATGGCTGGTGGCTTCCATTTGCTTGTGCGAAACATTATGGGGTAGAAAACTGCTATAAAAGGTACGTTGAAACGAAAGAGTACATGGTTACTGATGACTTCAAATTAGCACCGATTCCGGGCTTAAGAGAGTTCTTATTACGTTTAAAAGAAAACACAAACATTGTCCTTATGACGAACAGTGATGCTGATGATGTAGGGCGTCTACTTTCAGAGTTGAATTTGGAGCAGGTGTTTCCGCGTATTGTGACATCAGCGAAAAAGCCAAGCTTAACTGACGAGCATTTTAAAGCAATAATGGCGGAATACAAAGTAAAGCCTCAAGAAACGGTATCAGTAGGTGACAATTTTATAAATGAAATTGCCCCGGCGTTACTTCAAGGAATGAGAGCTGTCTATATTTCACAGCATGAGCATGCGACAAAGCATGAACAACTTCAACAGGTAAAACGAATCACGGATTGGTTCGAAGGATTTCAATTTTAA
- a CDS encoding YrzI family small protein → MMFTLFHFTVTIQRRPYSEEEIEKEQHYERSCNQIAHQKTRHAEWHRFM, encoded by the coding sequence ATGATGTTTACACTATTCCACTTTACGGTAACGATTCAAAGACGCCCGTATAGCGAAGAAGAAATTGAAAAAGAGCAGCACTACGAAAGAAGTTGCAACCAAATAGCGCATCAAAAAACACGTCATGCTGAATGGCACCGATTTATGTAA